The Elephas maximus indicus isolate mEleMax1 chromosome 17, mEleMax1 primary haplotype, whole genome shotgun sequence DNA segment aattgttttatggttttaggtaatacgtttaggtctttgatccattttgagttagtttttctataTGCTGTGACATATGAGTCTACTTTAATTCTTTTGCACATGGAaattcagttgtcccagcaccatttataaaagtgactattctttccccatttgttGGATTTGACACCCTTGTCCAAGATTAACTGACCATGGATGTGTACGCTTACCTCTGGATTCTTGATGCCAATCCATTGGTCTATAGGTCTATCATATACAAgcgccacactgttttgattactgtagctttatacagGGAGTCCCCAGGTTACCAGCATCCAACTCACAGAAAATTCAtatttgccctttaatgttatgtaaatttaccCTCACTTTGAAGTGATTGAACCAAACCCTGCTGgcaaacaaattcttcatcacagtcaccttcCCTTGCTgcaatgcagcttttaaatcattggaaaatcttcaagccttttcttgcactaaagtaacaCTAAATAGGAATCATATGCACCTGTCCAATTTACCTGCACATTCGACTTAAAGGCATACTTATGAACAGATCTCGTTCATAACCCAGGTATTGACTGTAAtaagttttgagatcaggaagtgtgaatcctcctattctattcttcttttccaggattgctttggctatttgggaccATTTACTATTCTGTATAAATTTCAGGACTGGCTTCTCCATTTATGCaaagaaggctattggaattttaACGGTTATTGTGTTGAATTTGTATATGGTATTAGGTAAtattgacatcttgacaatattaaCTCTTCCGatccatgccacaacatggatgaaccttgaaaacattaggctgagtgaaataagccaaacaaaaaacaacaaatattgaatgagctCACTAATAAGgtatacctagaataggcaaatgtatagagatcagagtttagtGGTGGTAACCAGAGACAGAAGACAGATGGAAAAGCTGAAGCATTATTTAGAacacattgagtttctgtttgtggtgatgacaACTTTGGTAATAGATACTGGTGgttgttgcacaacatgatttatgtaataattttcactgaattgtacacatgaaaaacgtTGAATTGGTCAATATAGTGTTATCTGAATTTGTACAACAATCATAGAAACAGCCCAGGGTCTCTAAGCTTGAGATGAATGTTTAGAACTGGCTTCATCAAGGAGAATTACAGCCTATCAGGATGCTTATCTGTACCAGCCCCACAGGCTTCCAACCCCAGGAGAATGGCTGCAGAAAACTACTCTACTGTGACAGAATTCATTCTAGGAGGATTAACAAATCGGCCAGAGCTCCagctccctctcttcttcctctttctaggGATCTCCATGGTCACCATGGTGGGGAACCTGGGCATGATCATGCTCATTTGTCTAAATTCCCAgcttcacacccccatgtactactTCCTCAGCAATTTGTCATTTGTTGATATGTGCTACTCCTCTATTATTACTCCAAAAATGCTGGCGAActttgtgtcagagaagaacagcaTATCTTATGTGGGGTGCATGTCACAGCTCtactttttccttgtttttatcgTTGCCGAGTGTTACACGTTGACAGTGATGGCATATGACTGCTATGTTGCCATTTGCAGCCCTTTACTTTATAACATCATTATGTCGGATCGAATCTGCTCCCTTCTAGTGGCTGCAGTCTACATCATAGGGTTGATTGGCTCAATGATAGAGACTGGCCTCGTGTTAAAACTGTCCTATTGTGAAAGCCTCATCAGTCATTACTTCTGTGGCATCCTCCCTCTCATGAAGCTCTCCTGCTCTAGCACCTATGACATTGAGCTGACAGTTTTCTTTTTGGCTGGGTTTGACATCATACTTACCGGTTCAACAGTCCTTGTCTCTTATGCCTTCATTCTCTTCAACATCCTCCACATCAGAAGCACAGAGGGTAGGTCCAAAGCCTTCAGCACCTTCAGCTCACACCTTGCAACAGTGGGAATGTTCTATGGATCTACTGCATTCATGTATCTAAAACCTTCCACAGTCAGTTCCTTGGCCCAGGAGAAGGTGGCCTCTGTGTTCTACACCACAGTGATCCCCATGCTGA contains these protein-coding regions:
- the LOC126061138 gene encoding olfactory receptor 151-like, yielding MAAENYSTVTEFILGGLTNRPELQLPLFFLFLGISMVTMVGNLGMIMLICLNSQLHTPMYYFLSNLSFVDMCYSSIITPKMLANFVSEKNSISYVGCMSQLYFFLVFIVAECYTLTVMAYDCYVAICSPLLYNIIMSDRICSLLVAAVYIIGLIGSMIETGLVLKLSYCESLISHYFCGILPLMKLSCSSTYDIELTVFFLAGFDIILTGSTVLVSYAFILFNILHIRSTEGRSKAFSTFSSHLATVGMFYGSTAFMYLKPSTVSSLAQEKVASVFYTTVIPMLNPLIYSLRNKDVKDAMQKTLRRKLS